The genome window AGCGCTGGAGCCGCCCCCCGCAGACCAGCGACCCCGCAGGCGACCGCACCGACGCGGTGCGCTTCACCGATACCTCGATCGAGCTCCTGCCCCGCGCGGTGCAGGACGAGCTCGGCCGCCCCACCGGCCAAGGCGCGCTGCGTCACTACCCGCCACACGGCGGCTATCGCGACCAGGTATCTGCCTACCGACGCATCTGCGCCACCGAACTGCTGGTGGTCTGCGCGGTGCGTGAGGGCGGGGCCTACCCGGATCCGGACAGCGCGATCGACGCCGCCGACTGGCACATCACCACCTACCGCCCGCAGGTCGGGACGCCGGCGGAGTCGGTGCTGACCATGTGATCCCGAGCCGCCACCGGTCACATACGCGAGCGTTCCCGGGAGGGGATATCTGTGGGCATGAACCGTCGGATGCTGTTGCGCCGGTCCGGCCAGCTCGGGCTGGGTGTGAGCCTGTTCGGGTCGGTGCAAGCACTGCTGTGCGCTCCGGCCGCCGCCGCACCGGCTGCGGTGGATGTCACCGGGTATGGGCCGCTGATCGACGACCCGGCCGGGAGGCTCGCCCTGCCCGAGGGTTTTTCCTACCGCGTGGTGACCGAAGCGGGGCAGACCCGTACCTACGAGGGCGAGCCGAGTCCCGGGGTCCACGACGGCGCCGCGGCGTTCGCCGCCGACGACGGCAACGTGCTGATCGTGCTCAACCACGAGGTACGCGGCGGACCGGACGACGACGGAGCGGTCCCGCACGAGAACGGACTCGTCTACCGCGACGACGCCGGTGGTGGCTGCACCATCATCAAGACCACTGCCGGGGGCGAGTTGCTGTGGGAGACCGTCGGGATCGCCGGGACGTCCACGAACTGCGCCGGCGGGGTCACGCCGTGGGATACCTGGCTGACCTGCGAAGAGACCGAGGACGACGGCCACGGGTGGGTGTTCGAGGTCGATCCGCACGACTTGGACGCCAACCGGGACCCGGAACCGATCACCACACTGGGCCGGTTCCGTCACGAAGCGCTCTGTGTGGATCCCGACAGCCTGGCCATCTATCTCACCGAGGACGCCGAAGGACCGAACGGCACCGTGTATCGCTGGCGGCCACCGTCGGGGTTCCGCGGCCGCAGCGGCGAGCTGAAGCAGCTCGGCACCGCCGACGGTGAGTTCGCGGCGCTGTCGTGCACCGACGGCGATGGGGCGGTGGTCGACGACCTCGCCCGGGCCGACGCGATCGACACCGTCTACACAGTCGAGTGGGTTTCGGTCGAGGACCGGGCCGCCGAGAACGGCTCTCTGCGCTCGGCTGAGGGCATCACCCGCGCGGCGAAACTCGAGGGTGCCTGGTGGGCCGACGACGGCGCCTACGTGGTCTCGAGCTACGCCGAGGACCACCGCGGGCAGGTCTGGTTCTACGATCCGGCCGAGTCCACGTTGCGGTTGACCACCGTCTTCGCGACCGAGGCCGACGGGGAGACCGTCGAGGCCCCGGACAACATCGTCGCGGCCGGCTACGGGGGCCTGATCGTGGCCACCGACGGGGATGGCGACAACCACCTGGCCGGCATCACCCCAGACGGCGACGTCTATCCGATCGCACGCAGCCAGATGGGCTCCGAGTTCACCGGCCCGGCCTTTTCTCCGGACGGGGCCGTGTTGTTCGCCGGCATCCAGAAACCCGGGGTGCTGTTCGCCATCACCGGCCCCTGGCAGCAGCGCAGCCCGCCATCGGGAACCGGCTCCAGCAGCCCCGGTAGCACCAACCGCTCAGGCACATCGGGCAGCTCCGAGGGCTCGGGCAGCAATACCGACAGCACCGGGCGCCGGGGGCCGTCGCGGGCCCGGGACCAGCGCCGCTGGCGGAGGGCCGAAACAACATCGACACCGCCGCGCACCTCGAGGAGCAGCCGATGACCCGCCCCCAAACCACCCGTCCCGGCGCCGAGGATCTGGCGCTACCGCTGACAGCCCTGGGCCTGGTAGTGGGCGTGGTCATAGTGCTCCAGGCCGCCGTGGTCCTCACCGGGCTGGTCACTACCGGCGCGGCCACGGTGCTCGGGATTGATGACGCCGTGGTGCTTGCCCGCTCGTGGTTCGGAGCGCCGCTCCCGCCGGGCTCGGTGGCCGCGCACCTGACCGACCACGCGAGGGTTTTCGTGGGTTGCCTGATCGCGGTCGTGATGGTGCTGCTCGCCGCCGCGGCGTTGGCCGGGCGGTGGTGGTGGCGCCGTCGGCGGCCGGCCCCGGCCGGGCACGCCACCCGGGCACAGTTGCAGCGGGAGTTGTCTCTGGAAGCGGTGCGGCGCAGCGCGGAGCGGACCCGCCCGGGTCTGAGTTCGGCCGAGCGGCGCAGCGCGGTCGGCACCGAAGTCGGGATCCCGTTCTACCGGTATCGCGACACGGCGTTGTACGCGTCGTTTTCGAACCTGACCGGCACCCTGGCCCCGACTCAGTCGGGGAAATCGCGCATGGATCTGGTGCACAAGGTCCTCGGCGCCCCCGGCGCACTGTTGTGTTCGACCACGAAACTCGACCTGGTCGAGTTCGCGGCATTGGCCCGCTCGCGGCGCGCCACAGCCGGGCCAGTGGTGGTCTATGACGCCACCGGCCGGTTGTCGTGGCCGTCACCGCTGCGCTGGTCACTGATCGAAGGCTGCGAGGACCAGCAGGAAGCCAACCGGCGCGCATTCACCCTGGTCGAGGCCGCCGCTGTACGGGTCGAGGCCGGCGGAGGTGGCGGCGCGGGAAACGACCGGGTGTTCCGCGAACGCGCCGTGGTGGTGCTGACCGCCTATCTCGTGGCCGCCGCGGTGTCCGGGTCGGGCATCGACGCCATCCGCGCCTGGTCCACCGAGCCCCCCGAACCGGGCACCGGACCGCGCCAGCCCGCCGACAGCCTGCCGGTGAAGCTGCTCACCGACGCCGGGCGAAGTGAGCTCGCCGCGAACCTGGCCGCGGAGATGGCCCTCGACCCGCGTACGGCCTCGGCGGTGTGGATGTCGGTGCGCCGCGTGGTCGGAGCCTGGACCGACCCACGGCTACGCGAGATGCTCGACCCGCCGCGCGGCCGCGGGCTGGACGTGCGCCGGTTCATCGGCCAGGGCGGGACGCTGTTCCTCATCGCCGACCAGCAGCAGGCCGCCGAAGCCGTCCCGGTACTCACCGCGCTGGCCGAGCACTGGATGCGCACCGCTCAGCAGATGGCGCTGGACTACCCGGCACGCCGGGTCGACCCGCCGGTGACCGTCGTGTTCGACGAGCTCGCCAACGGCACCCCCGTCCCCGGGTTGGCCCAGGTGGTCAGCGACGCTGCTGGCCGCGGCGTGGTCATCCACTGGGCCGCCCAGTCGCTGGCCCAGCTCGAGCGGATCTTCGGCCCCGTCGGATACCGCGAGGTCCTCGACAACACCACTAGCTTGAGCGTGTGGGGCGGGATCAAGGATGACCGCACCCTGCAGTGGATCTCCGAGCTGTGCGCGACCCACGAGCGGCTACGCCGCCAGGTCCAAACCGAGGGGCTGTTGTCCCGCGACCGCTACAGCATCGGCACCGAGACCAGCCCGGTGATGCGGGTCGGAGACATCCGCAAACTCGCCCCCGGCAAGGTTCTGGTCCTGCACCGCGGCCTGCCTTGCTTCATCGCCGACGTCCTCGACGTGTCCCGCCGACCGGACAACGCCGAGATCACCCACGACGTAGACGTTATCCGTGAACAGCAGGCGATCCCCATCGACGATCGCGGCTACCGGACCGGGACCCACGGCGGCCCGACCATGGGCCGATGAGCAACAACGACCCACCCACCGCCAGCCGGGCAGATGACCCTGGCCCGGCCCGGCCCCGGTCTGCGAACGCGCGCCGGTGGCCGCGCCGGGCCGCGGTGGCGGTCGGTGCGGTGGTGGCGCTCGGGATCAGCGTGTTCGCCCCTGCCAACGGGCGGGCGGTGCTGCGGACTGCCGACGAGGCCAGCTCCACCGCCGATCCACCGTATTTGCAGGTCGACGACCGGTTCCTGGCCGCCGGTGGGGAGCCGTTCTTCTGGATGGCCGATACCGCGTGGGCGATGCTGGGCAAGCTGGGCACCGACGAGATCACCGAGTACCTCGACATCCGCGCCGAGCAAGGGTTCAACGTCGTCCAGACGGTCGCGATGTTCCCGCAGGCCGGCGCCGAGTCGCCGGGCGACACGGTGGAAGCCGCGGCGGACAACGACGAGTTCTGGGACCGGGTCGAGTTCGCGATCGACGCGGCCGCCGCGCGCGGGATGTATCTGGCGATCCACCCGGTCTGGGGAGACAAGCAAACCGGCTCCGTCATCGACGAATCGAGCGCGCGGGGCTACGGCGAGTTCCTGGGCGAGCGCTTCGGCGCCTACGACAACGTCACCTGGACGCTCGGCGGGGACCACCCGGCCGACGGCGAAGAGCAGCTCTGGACCGAGCTGGCCGAAGGGCTCGACGCCACCGGCGGCACGCAGGTCAAGACCTACCACCCGCGTGGCGATCAATCGTCTGCGACCTGGTTCGCTCAGGCCGAGTTTATCTCAATCGTGAGGTTCAGGTAGCGCACTGACCTGCGCTTTTCCGCTATAGACATGTCCATTACGCGAAGCAGTGTGAGTCGTAAGGACGGCACGGGTTCAGCTGTTCATCCGTGGAGCGCCCACCGAGCCGCGCCTCGTCGACCGGGGCGACGATCGTCCCCGGACCTGGCGCGTCCTGCCGCTGCGGGACGACCACTGCGGCGTTGAGCGCATCCACCGTGTGTGTCCGGAGAGGTCGGCGTGGTCGGCGTGGTCGGCTCGCTGCCTGGAGATGGCTCGGGGCTGACCGAGCCCGCCTGGCACTGCTCACCGTTGCATGGGCGGTACGCTGATCCGCATGGCCGGTCCCGACCTATCTCGCCGCGTCGAGCGAGCCGAGGAAGACGTCACCGCGATCTCGGACACCGTGCTCGAGATCAAGGAGACCGTGGATCGACACACCGAGACCTTGGAAGCACACGGCCGCGAGCTCGCTGCTATCAGGGAGACCCAGTCGCAGCACGGCGAGGTGCTCGCCGAGATTCTGCGCCGCCTCGACGCTCGCTGACCAGATCTCCCTACAGCCGGGCCCGGTATGTCCAATCCCGGGGCGACATCAACGAGCACGCAAGCGGCAGCCCGTCCCGTACGTGACCTTTGCGACCTTGGAGCAGGGTGTCGCGTGTTCGTAGCAACCGTCAGCCGGTCGGCCGAGTTCGACGTCGACGTCGAACTCGATCGCGCAGGAGAAGGTGCTGCTCTCGCCTCGAGCGGGCCACGACTAGCCTTGCCCGGTCTGCTCCGGTTCCGCGCCTATCTCGATCGTGGCCGTCGCCTAATGCGCCCAGGACCTGCGTACTTTCGCTCGGGCTTGCTTGTGACGCGGCGCGCTCGGGCAGGATGCGTGGGACCACATCAAGTCGGTGACGTAGCCGGCGGGGCTTCTTCGACCGGCTACCCGCGGCGGCGGGGTCATTCCCAGCCGAGCGTGGTCGAGCTTTGTTCAGCTCGCGGTGGCCTTCCTGGCCGAGTGGAGTCCGTGTCCCGCTCCATGCGAACCTCCGCCAACTGAGCGGCTCTGCCGAGGACGTCGGTCTTCCACCGTTGACCCTGAGCCACCCCGGCGCTGAATCTGCAAGCGTGTGAGAGTTTGCTGAGAGACACGGGGCGTGCAGTGACGGCCTGTCCGTAGCCATACCGCGGTTGACCTGGTGTTATAGGTAAGCGTTACATCGTTCAGCCTACGCCATACTCTGCTCTGACGTAACGGTAGTGTTCATCCGCGGCGCGGCCTTGATCACGGGCCGCGTTCGGAGGGGGAGTTCGTGAGCACACTGGCAGGCGACTTCGACTCGCGGCGTAACGCGTTCGATGTCCTGCGCTTGATCTTCGCCGTGACCGTGGCGGTGATCCACGGCATGGATATTCACACCGGCAGTCAGCCCTTCTGGGGAAGCACCTCGGTAGGTGATCTTGCGCTGGACGGCTTCTTCATCCTCAGCGGCTTCCTGGTGACTCGCAGCTACCTGCGGCTCGATTCCCCGCTGCGGTACGCCTGGCACCGGTTCCTGAGGATCATGCCGGGCTTCTGGATCTGCCTGCTCGTGGTCGCGTTCGTCGCGGCTCCGACCGCGGCCGTGCTGCAGGGCATGCCGGCGGCAACGGCGTTCACCGAGGCCTCGTCGGCACTGCGGTTCGTGCTGGTCAACTCGGGACTGCTGATGCTGCAGTACGAGATCGGCGGCATCCTCGACCCGGGCGTGGCCGACGGCAGTTTCAACGGTGCGCTGTGGACCCTGTTCTTCGAGGCAGCGTGTTACGCGCTGGTACTCGGGCTGGGGGTTCTCGGCCTGCTCCGGCACCACCGGTGGACCGTCCTGGCCGTGGCCGGTGTCTTCGCGGTGGTGACGGTGCTGCAGGAGGCCGGCGTCGAGACGATGGTCAACGACCGCGTGCTGCGTCTCGGTTTCGTATTCGTACTGGGCATGGTGGCCTACCGATTCAGTGATCAGATCCCGACCCGGGGCGCTCTCGTGCTCGTGGCGGTCGCGGTGTTCGGCGTCAGCCTGTTCCTGTTCCAGGACTACCGCGTCCTCGGCGCGGCGCCGTTGACCTATGTCTTCTTCTGGCTGGGGACCCGGCGTCGGCTGTCCTGGTCGATGCGCCACGACGTGTCCTACGGGATGTACATCTACCACTGGCCGGTACAGCAGGTTCTGAACCTGACAGCGCTCTCCGCGGTTCCGACGGCGTTGTTCGTCGGAACCGGACTCCTCACGACGCTGCCGCTCGCGGTGGCGTCCTGGTTCCTGATCGAACGTCGGGCGATGCGGTGGAAGAACGTGACACCACGGCTCGGGCGACGGCCGGCACACGGACACGACGACGCCGCCGCCGACGGTCCGTCCGACGCCGCAACGGAGGTGATGTCGGTACCGCAGCCCGGCCAAGGACCTGGCCCGGTCGCCGCTACCGATCGATCGCCGGCCGAGGTCACCGACAGTCTCCCTACGGAGCGGCTGCACGTGTCCGGCAGCCCGGACGACACCGTGCCCATCCGGATCGCAGACGGCGGGGCCCGTGTCCCGCCACCGAGCGGGCAGCGATCGGCACGAGCTGGGAACGGTGAGCTGATCGACGCCGCCAGTGAGCTGGATGTGAGTAGTCGTCGCGACGGCGCAGCGACGCCGCCCCGCCTCAGGGCACGGTGACAGGCAGATTCCTCCTCGGCGGTCTGCGCCAGGGCGCCGGCTCCCGGATCGGCTGCACTGCCAGCAGTACGGCGACGCTGGCACAGGCGCACCGTGACGACGCTGCTGATCGCGAACGCGGTGGAAAGCTGGCGCCGAGCCCGCAGGGCCGTCGAACGGGCCGGCACGGTGTCCGCGCGATGCTGCGGGTGAGCACGAGCGGCCAGGGGCGATGCCCGCACCTTCACCCTCAGCCCCCGCCGCAACCCTGCCCACGCGACGCGAGTGGGCGGAGCACCGACGCCATGCCCCGACTCACGTCCGACCTCCAGCCGCTCCCACGTGCGCCCAGCCTGAACCACACCTGCCACTCCATAACCTCGAGCTCATGGTCAACCACCGCCGAAGTCCGGCCGGGGATGTAGGTCAGACAGGAAGCCACTGCCCACCGCAGCTCTCGATCTCGGGTAGTACGCGGCGGAGCTCGTCGAGCAGGTCCGGCACGAACAGCAGAACCGTGTCCGGGCGGCGACGTGTCAACTCCTCCGGCGTGACCACGGGGATGTCGGTGCCTGGCATCCGGCAGTTCTGTTTCGCGGGCGAGGCGTCGGCGACGACCGGGAGCAGGTCGGCGTCGATGCCGGCGAGCACGAGCAACGGCACGGCCCGCGACGCCGCCCCGTAGCCGAGGACGATCTCGCCGCGGGCGCGAGCCTGGCGCAGCGTGTCGACCAGTGCCTCGGCCCCGGAGTGCACGTCCTCCTGCAGGGCGTGCACCCGCGCGGGGTCGCGGACACCGATGAGTCGCTCGTAGCGACACAGCTTCTCCACGCTGCCGTGGTGGTCCGCACCGGCGCGTGAGGCGACCAGGGTGACCGTCCCGCCGTAGAGGGAGAAGTCGCGCGCGGCCACGGCCGAGAGCCCCACCCGGGCCAGCATCTCGACCATGGCGGGCGTCGAGTAGTAGGCGAGGTGGCCGAGCCGGACCGCGTTCCACTGGCGCAGTCGCAGGATCGCGGCCAGGGAGTGGAACTGCACCACCAGCCGCCCACCCGGTCGCAACCGTGCCGCACGCGCGCGCAGCGCGGCCTGCTGGTCGGCGGCGTGCATCATGCCGAAACAGCCGTCGACGACCAGATCGGCGGCCTCACCAGTGCCAGCGATTCGGCCGACGAGCCCGGCCTCACGTAGCTGCGGCAGCCAACTTCCCCCGTGAGGGCTGTCGTACTCGGCGACGATGCCCCCGGTCGGGATCAGGTTTGGTCCGGCGAGCCAGCCGGCCGATTCACGCCGCTGCGTGCGCAGCGCCTCGGGTTCGAGACCGGCGACCTCTTCCGGGACGTCGTCATGGTCGGTCAGCTGTGCGAGTCCACACGCCTGGCACAGCCACAACCGCACAGGGAAGGTCGGGTCCGGGCCGGGGTCGGTCCGGGCGGGGAAGAGTTCGCACGACGGCTGCTGGCCGAGATCGACGACGACATCACCCTGCTCCGCCCCGCAGAAGCAGCATCTGATTACCTCAGCCGTCACCCGCCGAACTCTACCGTCCGGTGAGAGTCGCCCGAGATAACCGAGTGAAGGTCGTCAGTGGGGCCAGCATCGACGACGGCGGGCACCGGCGCGTTCCGCCCCGCCGGGTGAACAGGGCGTGGCGTGCGGAGATCAAGCCGCGCCTCGGCGCTGGTCGTGGCCTCCGGTCTCGACTCGGTCGGGCGTCGACGTGCCTCCGGGCTACCAGACTGGTTCGGCGTATCAACTGATGCGGCATCCGGCGAGTCTCGCGTGGACCGTACCCAGAACTGTGGATCTCTCCCGGTCCGGCGCGGGCACGGGGGGTTGCGGACCGGATGCTGTGCCCGTGCCCCGCAACCGCTCCGTCGCCCCACGACCGCTCGCCACGACGCGTGGCGGTCTCGCGACGACCGCACTGGTGCTCGGCGCGCTGGGCGCCGTGTGCGTCGCGGCCGCGATCGGCCTCTCCGTCGTCACACCGCTCCCGCTGGGCGGCCTGGCGCTCGCCTCCGGCGGCGTGGTCCTCACACTGGCGGGGCTGCTGCTCGGCACGATCGACGCGACCCGGGGGCCGGTGCGCGGGAACCGCAGGGCGGTCCTCGCGGCCGGGGTGTCGGTCGCCGGTCTGGCCGGCGGACTGATCTGGCTGGCCGCGTTCGTGATCACCGCGGTGGCCGGGCCCGCCCCGACCACCACGGTCCAGCCGCAGACCGGCACCGAGACCTGCGCGCCGTCGAGCTGCGCGGCCGACTGACCGGTCAGGAGACCGACGACCCCGCGGGCATCGCCTCGAACCGCAGGTCCGGGAACTTCTTGCAGATGATGTCCATCCGCCACTTGTTGCTGAGCAGCGCCAGGTACTCGCCGTCGGAGTCGCGGCGAAGCACCTCGCACTCGGACTGCGACGACAGTGCCTCGACCGCGGCCTGTTCGGTCAGCCGGGCGGTCCGGTAGAGCAGGTCGGCGTTCGGTGCCGCCCGCGGCATACGCCGGACGATTTCCATGGGCCGGTACGGCCGCAGACGATGCAGCTCAGGGGGTCTGTGAGGCGTTGTACGACCGGGTGGATGTGTCGAGGTTCTTCAGGTCACGTGACAACGACTCGAGGCTGTCGACCTGGTGGCGCAGGGCATCGAGCCGACTGTCCGTGGCCGCCCGGAACATCGCCAGACGACCGAGCAGATCCTCGAGCCGCTCCGAGCTGAGCTCCTCCTGCTGCGCCAGCCCGTCCACGGTCGCCAACAGCTCCTTGATCTGGTCGAGGCTGAAGTCGAGCGGCTTGAGCCGCTTGATGAACGCCAGCCGTTCGACATCGGTTTCGGTGTAGAGCCGAAATCCGCCCGCTGAACGTGCCGACGGGGTCACCAACCCCACTTCGTCCCAGTGGCGGATGGTGCGCAGCGACAAACCGATGCGCGTCGATACCTGACCGATCTGCATCAGCTCCTCGCCCATCGACATGCCCCACCTTTCGTCACCGCCCGACACGGGCGCTGTCGGTCGAGGATAGTCAGCGACGCGAACGACAGGTGCACGACGCACCCATCGCTGCGCACCACCACCCAGCAACCCTGACGTGAGGGCAATTAGACACTCCGTTGGAAGCTCGGCTCAAGTGCACGTACGCCCCCAGTAGGCCAGCACGATGCGCATGAACTCGGCGCTAACACTCCTGTTACGTTAGGGTAGATTTCTGCGTGGTTGTCACCCTTCCCGATGAGGTCTGATGCACGTTCGTTCCACGCCGCTGCCGGGGGTGCTGCTGTTCGCGCCGTCGCCGCACCGTGACGAGCGCGGGTTCTTCAGCCGTACCGCCGAGGCGCGCACACTGACCGAGGCCGGGATCGATCCGGCCGGGTTCGTGCAGGACTCCCAGTCCCGCAGTCGACAGGGTGTGGTGCGCGGCCTGCACGGGCGTACCGGGGCCGGTGAGGCCAAGCTGGTGCGCTGCTCGCACGGGGCCC of Pseudonocardia autotrophica contains these proteins:
- a CDS encoding methyltransferase C-terminal domain-containing protein, which codes for MTAEVIRCCFCGAEQGDVVVDLGQQPSCELFPARTDPGPDPTFPVRLWLCQACGLAQLTDHDDVPEEVAGLEPEALRTQRRESAGWLAGPNLIPTGGIVAEYDSPHGGSWLPQLREAGLVGRIAGTGEAADLVVDGCFGMMHAADQQAALRARAARLRPGGRLVVQFHSLAAILRLRQWNAVRLGHLAYYSTPAMVEMLARVGLSAVAARDFSLYGGTVTLVASRAGADHHGSVEKLCRYERLIGVRDPARVHALQEDVHSGAEALVDTLRQARARGEIVLGYGAASRAVPLLVLAGIDADLLPVVADASPAKQNCRMPGTDIPVVTPEELTRRRPDTVLLFVPDLLDELRRVLPEIESCGGQWLPV
- a CDS encoding apiosidase-like domain-containing protein produces the protein MSNNDPPTASRADDPGPARPRSANARRWPRRAAVAVGAVVALGISVFAPANGRAVLRTADEASSTADPPYLQVDDRFLAAGGEPFFWMADTAWAMLGKLGTDEITEYLDIRAEQGFNVVQTVAMFPQAGAESPGDTVEAAADNDEFWDRVEFAIDAAAARGMYLAIHPVWGDKQTGSVIDESSARGYGEFLGERFGAYDNVTWTLGGDHPADGEEQLWTELAEGLDATGGTQVKTYHPRGDQSSATWFAQAEFISIVRFR
- a CDS encoding alkaline phosphatase PhoX; protein product: MGMNRRMLLRRSGQLGLGVSLFGSVQALLCAPAAAAPAAVDVTGYGPLIDDPAGRLALPEGFSYRVVTEAGQTRTYEGEPSPGVHDGAAAFAADDGNVLIVLNHEVRGGPDDDGAVPHENGLVYRDDAGGGCTIIKTTAGGELLWETVGIAGTSTNCAGGVTPWDTWLTCEETEDDGHGWVFEVDPHDLDANRDPEPITTLGRFRHEALCVDPDSLAIYLTEDAEGPNGTVYRWRPPSGFRGRSGELKQLGTADGEFAALSCTDGDGAVVDDLARADAIDTVYTVEWVSVEDRAAENGSLRSAEGITRAAKLEGAWWADDGAYVVSSYAEDHRGQVWFYDPAESTLRLTTVFATEADGETVEAPDNIVAAGYGGLIVATDGDGDNHLAGITPDGDVYPIARSQMGSEFTGPAFSPDGAVLFAGIQKPGVLFAITGPWQQRSPPSGTGSSSPGSTNRSGTSGSSEGSGSNTDSTGRRGPSRARDQRRWRRAETTSTPPRTSRSSR
- a CDS encoding type IV secretory system conjugative DNA transfer family protein, which produces MTRPQTTRPGAEDLALPLTALGLVVGVVIVLQAAVVLTGLVTTGAATVLGIDDAVVLARSWFGAPLPPGSVAAHLTDHARVFVGCLIAVVMVLLAAAALAGRWWWRRRRPAPAGHATRAQLQRELSLEAVRRSAERTRPGLSSAERRSAVGTEVGIPFYRYRDTALYASFSNLTGTLAPTQSGKSRMDLVHKVLGAPGALLCSTTKLDLVEFAALARSRRATAGPVVVYDATGRLSWPSPLRWSLIEGCEDQQEANRRAFTLVEAAAVRVEAGGGGGAGNDRVFRERAVVVLTAYLVAAAVSGSGIDAIRAWSTEPPEPGTGPRQPADSLPVKLLTDAGRSELAANLAAEMALDPRTASAVWMSVRRVVGAWTDPRLREMLDPPRGRGLDVRRFIGQGGTLFLIADQQQAAEAVPVLTALAEHWMRTAQQMALDYPARRVDPPVTVVFDELANGTPVPGLAQVVSDAAGRGVVIHWAAQSLAQLERIFGPVGYREVLDNTTSLSVWGGIKDDRTLQWISELCATHERLRRQVQTEGLLSRDRYSIGTETSPVMRVGDIRKLAPGKVLVLHRGLPCFIADVLDVSRRPDNAEITHDVDVIREQQAIPIDDRGYRTGTHGGPTMGR
- a CDS encoding acyltransferase family protein, translated to MSTLAGDFDSRRNAFDVLRLIFAVTVAVIHGMDIHTGSQPFWGSTSVGDLALDGFFILSGFLVTRSYLRLDSPLRYAWHRFLRIMPGFWICLLVVAFVAAPTAAVLQGMPAATAFTEASSALRFVLVNSGLLMLQYEIGGILDPGVADGSFNGALWTLFFEAACYALVLGLGVLGLLRHHRWTVLAVAGVFAVVTVLQEAGVETMVNDRVLRLGFVFVLGMVAYRFSDQIPTRGALVLVAVAVFGVSLFLFQDYRVLGAAPLTYVFFWLGTRRRLSWSMRHDVSYGMYIYHWPVQQVLNLTALSAVPTALFVGTGLLTTLPLAVASWFLIERRAMRWKNVTPRLGRRPAHGHDDAAADGPSDAATEVMSVPQPGQGPGPVAATDRSPAEVTDSLPTERLHVSGSPDDTVPIRIADGGARVPPPSGQRSARAGNGELIDAASELDVSSRRDGAATPPRLRAR
- a CDS encoding MerR family transcriptional regulator; its protein translation is MGEELMQIGQVSTRIGLSLRTIRHWDEVGLVTPSARSAGGFRLYTETDVERLAFIKRLKPLDFSLDQIKELLATVDGLAQQEELSSERLEDLLGRLAMFRAATDSRLDALRHQVDSLESLSRDLKNLDTSTRSYNASQTP